From the Lathyrus oleraceus cultivar Zhongwan6 chromosome 4, CAAS_Psat_ZW6_1.0, whole genome shotgun sequence genome, one window contains:
- the LOC127076292 gene encoding protein ELF4-LIKE 4, with protein sequence MEGDIFGELGETSQVDSRLLQVFQKSLLQAQDILNQNRLLINEINQNHESRMPDNLSRNVGLIRELNSNIRRVVDLYADLSSSFNKSQEASSEGDSSGTLKSDGKVNQKRIRSS encoded by the coding sequence ATGGAAGGTGATATATTCGGAGAACTAGGCGAAACGAGTCAAGTAGATAGTAGGCTTTTACAGGTATTTCAGAAGAGTTTACTGCAAGCGCAAGATATTTTGAATCAGAACCGGCTTTTAATCAATGAGATAAACCAGAATCATGAGTCTAGGATGCCTGATAATCTGAGCAGAAATGTCGGTTTGATTAGAGAGCTCAATAGCAATATCAGAAGAGTGGTTGATCTTTATGCTGATCTTTCGAGTTCTTTTAACAAGTCGCAAGAAGCTTCGTCTGAAGGGGACTCGAGTGGAACTCTAAAATCTGATGGAAAAGTCAACCAGAAGAGAATTAGATCAAGTTAA